One region of Synechococcus elongatus PCC 11801 genomic DNA includes:
- a CDS encoding phosphotransacetylase family protein, whose product MGSTEAYSGKSALTLGIAQYFQQQGLQITYGKPLGTCFEEGPIKPGTVLIDEDVRFIAETLNLSDEQRYPTLVMLDPTSVQRRLAQVDSTDYLAQLQQYRDRPPGDIALIEGAGRLVDGQVFNLDLPQMAAALDAPVLLANRWSETGSVDSLLAAQQALGDRLLGVVLNAIPRTEIEHVRETLVPFLEARGIPVLGLLPQSALLRSVSVTELVSRLNAEVLCCRDRLDLMVESLTIGAMNVNSAMEYFRKGRNMAVVTGGDRADIQLAALETSTQCLILTGRVAPLPQIISRAEEMEIPILSVQLDTLTTVEIIDQAFGQVRLHEIVKAQYVSRLVREALDFQRLQTLLGLPAIATAS is encoded by the coding sequence TTGGGGTCCACCGAAGCGTATAGCGGTAAGTCAGCACTGACGCTAGGGATTGCGCAGTATTTCCAGCAGCAGGGTTTGCAAATCACCTACGGCAAGCCCTTGGGAACCTGTTTTGAAGAGGGTCCTATCAAGCCCGGTACGGTCCTGATTGATGAAGATGTTCGTTTCATTGCCGAGACCCTCAACCTCAGCGATGAACAGCGCTATCCAACGTTGGTCATGCTCGACCCCACCAGCGTGCAGCGGCGCTTAGCTCAGGTTGATAGCACGGACTATCTGGCTCAGTTACAGCAGTATCGCGATCGCCCACCTGGGGATATCGCCTTAATTGAAGGGGCGGGGCGACTGGTTGATGGTCAGGTGTTTAACCTGGATTTACCTCAGATGGCTGCTGCTTTAGATGCCCCTGTGCTGTTGGCGAACCGCTGGTCTGAAACGGGATCGGTCGATAGTCTGCTCGCAGCGCAACAAGCTCTGGGCGATCGCCTGTTGGGGGTTGTCTTGAACGCTATCCCCCGCACTGAAATTGAGCATGTGCGTGAGACCTTGGTGCCCTTCCTAGAGGCGCGAGGGATTCCTGTGTTGGGCTTGCTGCCCCAGAGCGCGTTACTGCGCAGCGTCAGTGTCACGGAGCTGGTGAGTCGCCTCAATGCTGAAGTACTCTGCTGCCGCGATCGCTTGGATCTGATGGTCGAGAGCCTGACGATTGGCGCCATGAACGTTAATTCGGCCATGGAATACTTCCGTAAGGGTCGCAACATGGCTGTGGTCACGGGTGGCGATCGCGCAGATATTCAGTTGGCTGCCCTTGAAACCTCAACCCAGTGCTTGATTCTGACGGGTCGAGTGGCACCGCTGCCGCAGATCATCAGCCGTGCGGAAGAGATGGAAATTCCGATCCTCTCGGTTCAGTTAGATACCTTAACAACCGTTGAAATTATTGACCAAGCCTTTGGCCAAGTGCGGTTGCATGAAATCGTCAAGGCGCAATATGTCAGCCGACTGGTGCGAGAAGCGCTCGATTTTCAACGGCTGCAAACCCTGCTAGGGTTGCCTGCGATCGCCACTGCCTCCTGA
- the ebsA gene encoding type IV pilus biogenesis protein EbsA — translation MRIDELVPADPRAVSLYAPYYSQPNRRRYLPYALSLYQSSSIEGSRAVEGGPPISFVATWTVTPLPADMTRCHLQFNNDAELTYEILLPNHEFMDYLIDMLMGYQRVQQTDFPGAFYRRLLGYDD, via the coding sequence ATGCGAATTGATGAACTTGTTCCGGCAGACCCTCGGGCAGTATCCCTCTATGCGCCCTACTACTCGCAACCCAATCGGCGCCGCTATTTGCCCTATGCGCTCAGCCTGTACCAAAGCAGCTCAATTGAAGGTAGCCGCGCTGTCGAAGGAGGCCCGCCCATTTCCTTTGTAGCGACTTGGACGGTAACCCCACTGCCAGCGGATATGACGCGCTGTCACTTGCAGTTTAATAACGATGCCGAACTGACCTACGAAATCTTGCTGCCCAACCACGAGTTCATGGATTACCTCATTGATATGTTGATGGGCTATCAACGTGTGCAGCAAACCGATTTTCCTGGCGCCTTCTATCGCCGTCTGCTGGGTTATGACGACTAA
- a CDS encoding bifunctional sterol desaturase/short chain dehydrogenase yields MAAAWTVAIGLSLLSILWVELVRDSYHTLAHYWTPLYRLHVWHHKVFRPDLTVVDPTVYRRAQWYNDVPEASVMLLCGGLWGWWVQPWLSVGHWLPFLGCAYTLIFLGGAIARGLAVPKADTFTDLTHLPGPFTEPPSTLFVNRTYHWRHHFDSQTAYFCGTFSFLDKLMGTALSLKGKTVAVTGAAGGLGQALIIELQRAGATPIALTSGSRPLPASFTDLGVRVLRWQVGQEAAIADELQRIDILLLNHGVNVLRDRCATAIEQSYEVNAFSQWRLLELFLETVTDNRAIARKEVWVNTSEAEVNPAFSPLYELSKRAIGHLITLRRLDSPIVLRKLILGPFRSDLNPYGVMSARWVARQVVALAKRDVRNIIVTINPLTYLFFPLKEASTSWYYRLFSRPTRSSRSLTFTDSSEKIHTVGNQTEQNSLR; encoded by the coding sequence ATGGCTGCGGCTTGGACTGTTGCGATCGGCCTGTCTCTGCTGTCGATTCTCTGGGTCGAACTCGTTCGCGATAGCTACCATACCCTGGCTCACTACTGGACGCCGCTCTATCGGCTGCATGTCTGGCATCACAAAGTCTTTCGTCCGGATCTGACAGTGGTCGACCCGACGGTTTACCGTCGAGCCCAGTGGTACAACGATGTCCCTGAAGCGAGTGTCATGTTGCTCTGCGGAGGGCTGTGGGGTTGGTGGGTCCAGCCTTGGTTATCAGTAGGGCACTGGTTGCCCTTTTTGGGCTGTGCCTACACCTTGATTTTCTTGGGTGGGGCGATCGCGCGCGGGTTAGCTGTCCCCAAAGCGGATACCTTCACAGATCTCACCCATTTACCAGGTCCGTTCACAGAACCGCCCAGCACGCTATTTGTGAATCGCACCTATCATTGGCGCCATCACTTTGATAGTCAGACTGCTTATTTCTGTGGCACGTTTTCGTTTTTGGACAAGCTGATGGGAACTGCACTCTCGCTTAAGGGCAAAACAGTTGCGGTCACCGGTGCGGCTGGAGGCTTAGGGCAAGCACTGATTATTGAACTCCAGCGAGCTGGAGCTACCCCGATCGCTTTGACGAGTGGAAGCCGTCCTCTACCCGCTAGCTTTACAGATTTGGGTGTACGGGTACTGCGCTGGCAGGTTGGGCAGGAAGCCGCGATCGCAGACGAATTGCAGCGGATTGATATCCTGCTGCTTAATCACGGTGTCAATGTCCTGCGCGATCGTTGCGCGACAGCCATTGAGCAATCCTACGAGGTCAATGCTTTTTCCCAGTGGCGCCTCTTGGAGCTGTTCCTGGAAACCGTGACGGACAATCGCGCGATCGCCCGTAAAGAAGTCTGGGTTAACACTTCTGAAGCAGAAGTCAATCCTGCTTTTAGTCCACTGTATGAACTCAGCAAGCGAGCGATCGGTCATCTCATAACTTTGCGCCGCCTCGATTCACCGATTGTTTTACGCAAGCTGATCTTGGGCCCATTTCGTAGCGACCTCAATCCCTATGGCGTGATGTCGGCTCGCTGGGTGGCTCGCCAAGTGGTTGCTCTCGCCAAACGGGATGTTCGAAACATTATCGTGACGATTAACCCGCTAACCTATCTGTTCTTCCCACTGAAAGAAGCCAGCACGTCTTGGTACTATCGCCTCTTTAGCCGACCCACTCGGTCATCGCGATCGCTCACATTTACAGACTCTTCAGAGAAAATTCACACAGTAGGCAACCAGACTGAGCAGAACTCCTTACGATAA
- a CDS encoding chemotaxis protein CheW produces MATYTPRRLQRSNKNPQLSYQQFLVFVIADEQFALPIESIYKVIQSPKIYGDPHRRGFGLITYQGEQVIVIDLEQHLLGRSRLSGTEATAPLESAHFLILMKVEQPDHGTQLLGLPVEQPPQLQRLSQQKITSLPDSYLRWGDIHGVTSVSVQDVETAEQHPTFILEPTAVLSTLANQEIIVAKQPQLSESLASGSNVNKATSEEILDAVIHSDQATTFDLDRSPDLPESLLPEDDLESLPDPEFFDHPELDLDLATEAIEQPLVEQETLAEVTQTQDEQEQPDLVEPESIALESLPPRSEPPLAAESEVHVLEETIPEVPDLADLPDLDLADVAEILSLDLDDDLQSSD; encoded by the coding sequence ATGGCTACCTATACCCCTCGTCGGCTGCAGCGATCAAACAAAAATCCTCAACTTAGCTATCAGCAATTTTTAGTGTTCGTGATTGCTGATGAGCAGTTTGCCCTACCCATTGAGAGTATCTATAAGGTCATTCAATCTCCTAAGATTTATGGCGATCCACATCGACGTGGTTTTGGTTTAATCACCTATCAAGGTGAGCAGGTCATTGTGATTGATCTAGAACAGCATTTATTGGGGCGATCGCGCCTCTCAGGAACTGAAGCTACAGCCCCACTTGAATCAGCTCACTTTTTAATCTTGATGAAGGTTGAGCAACCTGATCACGGAACTCAGTTATTAGGATTACCTGTTGAACAGCCGCCACAACTCCAGCGTCTCTCTCAGCAGAAAATCACTAGCCTGCCCGACAGTTATCTACGCTGGGGAGATATTCACGGCGTCACCTCTGTATCGGTTCAAGACGTTGAAACTGCTGAACAGCATCCAACCTTTATCTTGGAACCGACTGCTGTTTTGTCGACCCTTGCGAACCAAGAAATTATTGTTGCTAAGCAGCCTCAGCTTTCTGAATCATTAGCGAGTGGCAGCAATGTAAATAAAGCGACGTCAGAAGAGATTTTAGATGCCGTCATCCATTCCGATCAGGCGACTACCTTTGACCTTGATCGCTCTCCAGATCTACCGGAATCACTTCTACCTGAGGATGATTTAGAGTCCCTTCCCGATCCCGAATTTTTCGATCACCCAGAATTAGATCTTGATTTGGCAACTGAAGCAATTGAGCAGCCCTTAGTAGAACAGGAAACTCTCGCAGAAGTAACACAGACCCAGGACGAACAGGAGCAACCTGATCTCGTCGAGCCTGAATCGATCGCTTTAGAATCGCTGCCTCCGCGTTCAGAACCTCCATTAGCAGCAGAATCGGAAGTTCACGTCTTAGAAGAAACTATTCCTGAAGTCCCTGATCTGGCAGACCTACCAGATTTAGATCTTGCTGATGTTGCAGAAATTCTGTCTCTTGATTTAGACGACGATCTTCAAAGCAGTGATTAG
- a CDS encoding hybrid sensor histidine kinase/response regulator, protein MSDPQAVIRLQFLEEAEDYLSTIERELSDISQTSDRRSTIDLILRAAHSIKGGAAMMGFTVLSDLAHQLEDFFKVMRAGKTLEKPLERQLLHAVDQVHQVLQLNRQGTEPTDQWLEGHIHPLFGLLRDQFGEPQPENDLALLSEEAGDDMRSLLFESEVEGCLQRLETVLQTPNHPCLREEFAIVAQELSGLGQMLELPQFSQFCLSISDLLEQPSTDVKAIAGQVLKDLRHCQALVLTQQLNALPDQFVYRAELADAIPSIAVGEEVDIAAEAFLPTGESTSFAKPRTAVSTADLQSGSEPGLTVAQTAQLEFTPETITTQTINPPSSASDLATDVSQVRTVRVAVQQLEDISELFGELTIERNGLSLQLKRMRQLLQTLKSKVRRLEQSSFELRATTDRAATAIPVSSVVGGALNSWQQSFDILEFDRYSPVHLVSQEVMETIVQIQEITSDIETNLEETEHTGQALNRTAKQMQGRLTQVRMRPFADLVNRYPRMIRQLSQEYGKEVQLIVNGENTLIDRAILELLTDPLLHLVRNAFDHGIETPVVRQSRGKPATATIEITAAYRGNQTVITIQDNGNGVDLQKIRQRAQLMGLDQASLEAASDRELLDLIFEPGFTTADQVTELSGRGVGMDVVRTNLHQIRGDIQIDTQSGQGTTFTITVPFSLSVARVLLIEVSNMLVAVPTDAIEEIIELNPQWVLNSAGQTVLNLDDTLIPLLQLDQWFQFSRPCPPVSLDGVPTINEPIVLLINQGNNFVGVKVDRYWGEQEVTIRQVNSTISLPPGFSSCTILGDGRIVPLVDTFALLQWIQNSHTLNRLPLEPTQSTAYLLPPQETILIIDDSINVRRFLASILEKAGYRVEQAKDGQEAIDKLKGGLQVEAAICDVEMPRLDGYGFLAQVKNLDSVRRLPIAMLTSRSGDKHRKLALNLGASAYFTKPFRESELLQTLRELIQINHS, encoded by the coding sequence ATGAGTGATCCTCAAGCCGTGATTCGGCTTCAATTTCTGGAAGAAGCTGAAGACTATCTCAGTACGATTGAGCGAGAGCTTAGTGACATCAGCCAAACTAGCGATCGCCGTTCCACGATTGATTTGATCCTGCGGGCTGCCCATTCCATTAAGGGTGGCGCAGCCATGATGGGCTTCACTGTCCTTAGTGATCTCGCCCACCAATTAGAGGACTTTTTCAAGGTGATGCGAGCAGGCAAAACCCTTGAAAAGCCCTTGGAACGGCAGCTCCTCCATGCGGTTGACCAAGTTCATCAGGTGCTCCAGCTGAATCGACAGGGAACGGAACCAACGGATCAATGGCTTGAGGGACATATTCATCCCCTGTTTGGATTGTTGCGAGATCAGTTCGGTGAGCCGCAGCCGGAGAATGATCTTGCTCTCCTGTCGGAAGAAGCGGGAGACGATATGCGATCGCTCCTGTTTGAATCCGAAGTGGAGGGATGTTTGCAACGTTTGGAGACTGTGCTACAGACGCCAAATCATCCTTGTCTGCGAGAAGAGTTTGCGATCGTTGCCCAAGAACTTTCAGGACTTGGGCAGATGTTAGAACTCCCTCAATTCAGTCAGTTCTGTCTTTCAATTTCTGATTTGTTGGAACAGCCATCAACAGATGTCAAAGCGATCGCAGGCCAAGTCCTCAAAGACTTGAGGCACTGTCAGGCTTTAGTCCTGACTCAACAGTTGAATGCGTTGCCGGATCAGTTTGTCTATCGGGCAGAGCTGGCAGATGCCATTCCTTCCATTGCCGTGGGAGAAGAGGTTGATATAGCTGCCGAGGCATTTCTCCCGACTGGGGAATCAACATCATTCGCCAAGCCCCGGACAGCCGTTTCCACTGCTGATCTGCAGTCGGGATCAGAGCCAGGTCTGACAGTTGCTCAGACAGCGCAGCTCGAATTTACGCCTGAAACGATTACCACTCAGACCATCAATCCTCCATCTAGTGCCTCTGATTTGGCAACAGATGTTAGCCAAGTGCGAACTGTTCGTGTAGCTGTTCAGCAGTTAGAGGATATTAGTGAGCTGTTTGGTGAACTGACCATCGAGCGGAATGGCCTCAGTTTGCAACTGAAGCGAATGCGACAGTTATTGCAGACACTTAAGAGTAAGGTACGACGCTTGGAGCAATCGAGCTTTGAGCTACGAGCGACCACCGATCGCGCAGCAACGGCAATCCCAGTCAGCAGCGTTGTAGGTGGCGCTCTAAACTCTTGGCAGCAAAGCTTCGATATCTTGGAATTTGATCGCTATAGTCCTGTCCATTTGGTTTCCCAAGAGGTGATGGAAACCATTGTTCAGATCCAAGAAATTACGAGTGATATCGAAACCAATCTTGAAGAGACTGAACATACCGGCCAAGCGCTCAACCGTACGGCTAAGCAAATGCAAGGTCGCCTCACACAGGTGAGAATGCGTCCTTTTGCAGATTTGGTGAATCGTTACCCACGTATGATTCGTCAGCTCAGCCAAGAGTATGGCAAAGAAGTTCAGCTCATTGTTAATGGTGAGAATACGCTGATCGATCGCGCCATCCTAGAGTTGCTGACTGACCCTCTTCTGCATCTTGTTCGTAATGCTTTTGATCACGGTATTGAGACGCCCGTAGTTCGTCAATCCCGAGGTAAACCAGCAACCGCAACCATTGAAATTACTGCTGCATATCGAGGTAATCAAACCGTTATTACGATTCAAGATAATGGTAACGGAGTCGATCTTCAAAAGATTCGGCAACGTGCTCAGTTGATGGGTTTAGATCAAGCCAGCCTTGAAGCTGCAAGCGATCGCGAATTACTTGATCTCATTTTTGAGCCTGGCTTCACCACCGCTGATCAGGTCACCGAACTTTCAGGGCGTGGTGTAGGAATGGATGTTGTCCGGACAAATCTTCATCAGATTCGGGGCGATATTCAGATTGATACGCAATCGGGTCAAGGAACTACGTTTACGATCACGGTTCCTTTCTCACTCTCTGTTGCACGGGTTCTACTCATTGAAGTGAGCAACATGCTGGTTGCCGTACCAACCGATGCGATCGAGGAAATTATTGAACTCAATCCTCAGTGGGTTCTGAATAGTGCGGGTCAAACTGTTTTGAACCTTGACGATACGCTGATTCCGTTGCTCCAACTTGACCAATGGTTTCAGTTTAGTCGCCCCTGTCCGCCAGTCAGTTTGGACGGTGTTCCCACCATCAATGAACCGATTGTTCTGCTCATCAATCAAGGCAACAACTTTGTCGGTGTTAAAGTCGATCGCTACTGGGGGGAACAAGAAGTCACGATTCGGCAGGTGAATAGTACTATCTCGCTCCCCCCAGGATTTAGTAGCTGTACGATTTTGGGCGATGGACGGATTGTTCCACTGGTTGATACCTTTGCACTGCTGCAATGGATTCAAAATAGTCATACGCTGAATCGACTGCCGTTAGAACCGACTCAGTCCACCGCGTATCTATTACCCCCACAAGAGACCATTCTCATCATTGATGACTCGATTAATGTGCGGCGCTTTTTAGCCAGTATTTTAGAAAAAGCGGGATATCGCGTTGAGCAGGCCAAAGATGGCCAAGAAGCAATTGACAAGCTCAAAGGCGGTCTGCAGGTTGAAGCGGCAATCTGTGATGTTGAGATGCCCCGTTTAGATGGCTACGGATTCTTGGCGCAAGTCAAAAATCTAGATTCAGTCAGACGGCTGCCCATTGCCATGTTGACCTCGCGCAGTGGTGATAAGCACCGAAAGCTGGCCTTGAATCTCGGAGCTTCTGCCTACTTTACAAAGCCTTTCCGCGAATCTGAGCTTCTACAAACGCTGCGTGAACTGATTCAGATCAACCACTCCTAG